From the genome of Geobacter sp. SVR, one region includes:
- a CDS encoding EAL domain-containing protein, giving the protein MTMASKPLLLAIDDEESIRGSLSAFFEDCGFSVLEASDGCQGLQMVREQRPDLVITDLRMPHLDGLEVIDAVRRLDDNLPVIVLSGTGVLTDAIQALRRGAWDYLAKPIHDMVELELIVKRCLEQARLVRDNRTCRDNLEQLVAERTAELRKLFTAVEQSANSVVITDADGVIEYVNPKFAETSGYSFAEAKGRNPRILNTGMHPPSYYRELWGTLLAGHEWRGEFFNRRKNGEHYWERCGIAPIRDETGTITHFVAIKEDITERKEYEEKLFQQATHDSLTGLPNRYHLQSHLELLVNSIDREKDRLSLVLLDIDNLKFINDTFGHEFGDNLLREVARRLLKACGDHCFVARFMGDEFVVVPPLTSGKGSAQEQVERARKAMDRVFVINGKEVTTTISIGIASYPEDGECVASLLKNAESAMFQAKKGGKNSVVCYTRELNHRLMERFDLENRLHRALENDEFSLHYQPQISLPTGRIVGMEALLRWTPEGRGPVSPAVFIPLLEESGLIVAVGEWVLWQACRQCVQWQRAGLPLRLSVNISALQFIRSDLGRTIRKVLAETGLDPRLLCLELTESMVMIDNDQAIATMESLTATGAVLSLDDFGTGYSSLAYLGRLPINELKIDQSFIKKMLTSRTAATVVNTIIAMGQELDMELVAEGVETDEQLTYLLDRNCTVMQGYLFSRPLSAEQCASFVQEWELPAPLTGIAPGRFNYPVERTVPRYAV; this is encoded by the coding sequence ATGACCATGGCTTCCAAGCCGCTTCTCTTGGCAATCGACGATGAAGAGTCGATTCGAGGCAGTCTCTCGGCCTTTTTCGAGGATTGCGGCTTCAGTGTACTGGAGGCAAGCGACGGCTGCCAGGGATTGCAGATGGTCCGGGAACAGCGTCCCGACCTGGTTATCACCGACCTGCGCATGCCTCACCTGGACGGGTTGGAAGTCATCGATGCCGTTCGCAGGCTGGACGATAATCTGCCGGTAATCGTGCTCTCCGGTACGGGAGTGCTGACGGACGCCATTCAGGCACTGCGCAGGGGCGCCTGGGACTACCTGGCCAAACCTATTCACGACATGGTGGAGCTGGAACTGATCGTCAAGCGGTGCCTTGAGCAAGCCCGCCTGGTGCGCGACAACCGCACCTGCCGCGATAATCTCGAACAGCTGGTGGCCGAACGGACTGCGGAACTCCGCAAGCTCTTTACCGCAGTGGAGCAAAGCGCCAACAGCGTCGTCATCACCGATGCAGACGGCGTCATAGAGTACGTCAATCCCAAGTTTGCCGAAACCAGCGGCTATTCCTTCGCAGAGGCCAAAGGGCGCAATCCGCGCATTCTCAATACCGGCATGCATCCCCCTTCATACTACCGGGAACTGTGGGGCACGCTCCTGGCCGGTCACGAATGGCGGGGTGAATTCTTCAACAGGCGCAAGAACGGCGAGCATTACTGGGAAAGATGCGGCATCGCCCCCATCCGGGACGAGACCGGCACTATCACCCATTTCGTTGCCATAAAGGAGGACATAACCGAGCGCAAGGAATATGAGGAAAAACTCTTTCAACAGGCCACCCATGACTCCCTGACCGGTCTGCCCAACCGTTATCACCTGCAGTCGCACCTGGAACTGCTGGTGAACTCCATCGACCGGGAGAAGGACCGCCTCAGCCTGGTGCTGCTGGATATCGACAACCTGAAATTCATCAACGACACCTTTGGCCACGAATTCGGCGACAATCTGCTGCGGGAGGTCGCCCGGCGGCTTCTGAAGGCCTGCGGAGACCACTGCTTCGTAGCTCGTTTCATGGGGGACGAATTCGTAGTGGTGCCGCCCCTGACGAGCGGCAAAGGCAGTGCGCAGGAGCAGGTGGAGCGGGCAAGAAAAGCCATGGACAGGGTATTCGTGATCAACGGGAAAGAGGTGACAACAACCATCAGTATCGGCATCGCGAGCTATCCCGAAGACGGCGAATGCGTGGCAAGCCTCCTGAAAAATGCCGAATCGGCCATGTTCCAGGCCAAGAAAGGGGGCAAGAACTCGGTCGTTTGCTATACCCGCGAGCTCAACCACCGCCTGATGGAACGCTTCGACCTGGAGAACAGGCTGCACCGTGCACTGGAAAATGATGAATTCAGCCTGCACTACCAGCCCCAGATCAGCCTGCCGACCGGCAGGATCGTCGGCATGGAGGCGCTTTTGCGCTGGACCCCCGAAGGCCGCGGTCCGGTATCACCGGCGGTATTCATCCCGTTGTTGGAGGAGAGCGGACTGATCGTGGCGGTGGGAGAATGGGTATTGTGGCAGGCCTGCAGACAGTGCGTCCAGTGGCAACGGGCCGGGCTGCCGCTACGGCTCTCGGTGAATATTTCGGCACTGCAGTTCATTCGCAGCGACCTGGGGCGGACCATCCGGAAGGTTCTGGCGGAAACCGGCCTCGATCCCCGGCTGCTCTGCCTGGAACTGACCGAGAGCATGGTCATGATCGACAATGACCAGGCCATTGCCACGATGGAATCGCTGACCGCTACCGGAGCAGTGCTGTCGCTGGACGATTTCGGCACCGGATATTCATCCCTGGCCTATTTGGGCCGGCTTCCGATCAACGAGCTCAAGATCGACCAGTCTTTCATAAAAAAGATGCTGACCAGCAGAACCGCAGCCACCGTGGTCAACACCATCATCGCCATGGGCCAGGAACTTGACATGGAGCTGGTTGCGGAGGGGGTCGAGACGGATGAACAGTTGACGTATCTGCTCGACCGGAACTGCACCGTGATGCAGGGCTACCTGTTCAGCCGACCGCTGTCAGCGGAGCAGTGCGCATCTTTCGTGCAGGAGTGGGAGCTGCCGGCTCCACTGACCGGCATCGCGCCCGGTCGTTTCAACTACCCGGTTGAAAGGACCGTGCCCCGGTACGCGGTCTGA
- the glnE gene encoding bifunctional [glutamate--ammonia ligase]-adenylyl-L-tyrosine phosphorylase/[glutamate--ammonia-ligase] adenylyltransferase, translating into MHVERFSQEFHRIMAVSEAEARERELAVFLEAHGFQYGARSAANIALTWQYFSTETLHRIVVNALLTPSPDMALNAFERLAGVIPPEDLAAVANRRKRLAQFVLLCGSSPFLVNLIFKDPTAFHWLYLENGIDISRMPDEMLAVLRSQMDDQADFAALMKLLRCFKRAEILRIAARDLCGLAPLEEVTGELSSLAAAALQVAYESCRRCLVREFGVPLVQAEHGPHEAEMTVIAMGKFGGNELNFSSDIDLIYFYESDRGETSGIANGSGTPKGVISLHKFFNKLGEMISKALSQVTEDGFVFRVDVGLRPEGKSGDMAVSLRSAEIYYESWGQSWERTAMLKGRPVAGSLELGEQLLRTLHPFIYRKYLDYNLIEDMKTMKQKIDASLTRSREGETNLKLGRGGIREIEFFIQALQLVYAGKNPKLRERNSLKALDTLLEARLISEDDHRKLSGAYRFLRTVEHRIQVVQERQTHNLPGKPDELLALARRSGFLRPNGLDRFREVLEEHRRNVSSIYGTLFHARDEKLQQDLNPEVMFFLDHNADPDLVKDMLAERRFEDVDRAYANLLSLRNGPAKGNLTERNRRLLEKISPLLVQELFESPDPDMALANLERFLAVIGTRSSYYALLAENRETLKLLVSLFGMSAFLSKILIGHPELLDSLVTRGYAATVKSRAELSEELTGLLEQAEHFEEQLDVLRRYRNEEFLRIGLNDIQGRLGQSETTSQLTLLSEACLESAYRLGVQELKRFGQPTYRADGDVLGANLAVVGMGKMGGGDLNYHSDLDIIFVYDHQGCTDGEKQITNHEYFAKLAQKMISILTMQTREGYVYKIDTRLRPSGNAGPLVTSLDSFLEYHRKEAQIWERQALTKARVVLGDEVLAGQLQDIIRQTVYGLSIKEEGRSEIHRLRMRMEHELAKETADSYNIKTGRGGMVDVEFISQYLQLRHGWHYPEVRTTSTVVALKEAGTLGLLPEGDAAMLVSGYKFLRKLENRLRIIHDYSVSDLSGPAGYLNKLALRLGYDPRLKNPGSALISDYEEITGRIRDCYDRVMGARLDKGRAE; encoded by the coding sequence ATGCACGTCGAACGCTTCTCGCAGGAATTTCACCGCATAATGGCTGTCAGCGAGGCTGAGGCGCGCGAACGGGAACTGGCCGTATTCCTGGAGGCGCACGGTTTTCAGTACGGCGCCCGTTCGGCCGCTAATATCGCGCTGACCTGGCAGTATTTCTCCACCGAAACCCTCCACCGCATTGTCGTCAATGCGCTGCTGACCCCTTCGCCGGACATGGCGCTGAATGCCTTCGAGCGTCTGGCCGGGGTCATTCCGCCTGAAGATCTGGCCGCAGTGGCCAACCGCCGCAAGCGGCTCGCCCAGTTCGTGCTGCTGTGCGGGTCCTCCCCCTTCCTGGTCAATCTGATCTTCAAAGACCCCACCGCTTTCCACTGGCTCTATCTCGAGAACGGGATCGATATCTCCCGCATGCCAGACGAGATGCTGGCTGTTCTGCGCAGCCAGATGGACGATCAGGCCGATTTCGCCGCGCTGATGAAGCTTCTGCGTTGTTTCAAACGGGCCGAGATTCTGCGTATCGCGGCCCGCGACCTGTGTGGTCTGGCGCCCCTGGAGGAGGTGACCGGCGAGCTTTCCAGTCTGGCGGCCGCCGCCTTGCAGGTTGCCTATGAATCGTGCCGCCGCTGCCTGGTGCGCGAATTCGGGGTGCCGCTGGTGCAGGCCGAACACGGGCCGCACGAGGCGGAAATGACCGTCATAGCCATGGGCAAGTTCGGCGGCAATGAGCTGAATTTCTCTTCGGACATAGACCTGATCTATTTCTACGAGTCGGACCGGGGAGAGACCAGCGGCATTGCCAACGGCTCCGGCACTCCCAAAGGAGTGATCTCCCTGCACAAGTTTTTCAACAAGCTGGGGGAGATGATCAGCAAGGCGCTCTCCCAGGTAACCGAGGACGGCTTTGTCTTTCGGGTGGATGTGGGGCTGCGCCCCGAGGGGAAGTCCGGGGATATGGCGGTTTCCCTGCGCTCGGCCGAGATCTATTACGAGTCCTGGGGACAATCCTGGGAACGCACCGCCATGCTCAAGGGGCGGCCCGTTGCCGGCTCGCTGGAGCTGGGAGAACAGTTGCTGCGGACCCTGCATCCCTTCATATACCGCAAATACCTCGATTACAATCTGATCGAGGATATGAAGACCATGAAGCAGAAGATCGATGCTTCGTTGACCCGCTCGCGGGAAGGGGAGACCAATCTCAAGCTGGGGCGGGGAGGCATCCGCGAGATCGAATTTTTCATCCAGGCGCTGCAGCTGGTCTATGCCGGCAAGAACCCGAAACTGCGCGAGCGCAATTCTCTCAAGGCGCTGGATACATTGCTGGAAGCCCGCCTGATTTCAGAGGACGACCACCGCAAGCTCTCCGGCGCCTACCGCTTTCTGCGCACGGTGGAGCACCGCATCCAGGTGGTGCAGGAACGGCAGACCCACAATCTGCCGGGCAAACCGGACGAACTGCTGGCCCTGGCTCGGCGCAGCGGCTTTCTGAGGCCGAACGGACTGGACCGCTTCCGTGAGGTGCTGGAGGAGCATCGCCGCAATGTCTCCTCCATCTACGGCACCCTGTTCCACGCCCGTGACGAGAAGCTGCAGCAGGACCTGAACCCCGAAGTGATGTTTTTTCTCGATCACAATGCCGATCCCGACCTGGTCAAGGACATGCTGGCCGAGCGGCGGTTCGAGGATGTGGATCGTGCCTATGCCAACCTGCTTTCCCTGCGCAACGGCCCTGCCAAGGGCAACCTGACCGAGCGCAACCGCCGCCTGCTGGAAAAGATCTCGCCGTTGCTGGTGCAGGAGCTGTTCGAGTCCCCAGACCCGGACATGGCCCTGGCCAACCTGGAGCGCTTCCTGGCAGTCATCGGCACCCGTTCGTCCTACTATGCGCTGTTGGCCGAGAACCGCGAGACGCTGAAACTGCTGGTGTCGCTGTTCGGCATGTCGGCCTTCCTCTCAAAGATCCTGATCGGGCACCCGGAGCTGCTGGACAGCCTGGTGACCCGCGGGTACGCCGCTACGGTCAAGAGCCGCGCAGAACTGTCGGAGGAACTGACGGGGCTGCTGGAACAGGCCGAGCATTTCGAGGAACAGCTTGACGTGCTGCGGCGTTACCGGAACGAGGAATTCCTGCGGATCGGCCTGAACGATATCCAGGGGCGGCTGGGACAGAGCGAGACCACCAGTCAGCTGACCCTGCTGAGCGAAGCGTGCCTGGAAAGCGCCTACCGGTTGGGAGTTCAGGAGCTGAAGCGCTTCGGTCAGCCCACCTATCGGGCTGACGGGGACGTGTTGGGGGCGAATCTGGCGGTCGTCGGCATGGGCAAGATGGGGGGAGGCGATCTCAACTACCACTCCGATCTGGACATCATCTTTGTCTACGATCATCAAGGCTGTACCGATGGCGAAAAGCAGATCACCAATCACGAGTATTTCGCCAAGCTGGCCCAGAAGATGATCTCGATCCTGACCATGCAGACCCGCGAAGGATACGTCTACAAGATCGACACGCGCCTGCGACCGTCAGGCAATGCCGGGCCCCTGGTGACCTCCCTGGATTCGTTTCTGGAGTATCATCGCAAGGAGGCCCAGATATGGGAACGCCAGGCCCTGACCAAGGCGCGCGTGGTACTCGGCGACGAAGTGCTGGCAGGTCAGCTGCAGGATATCATCCGCCAGACCGTGTACGGCCTGTCCATCAAGGAAGAGGGGCGCAGCGAAATCCATCGCCTGCGCATGCGCATGGAGCACGAACTGGCCAAAGAAACGGCTGACAGCTATAATATCAAGACAGGCCGCGGCGGCATGGTGGATGTGGAATTCATCTCCCAGTACCTGCAGCTCCGCCATGGCTGGCATTACCCGGAAGTACGCACCACCAGCACGGTCGTGGCGCTCAAGGAGGCCGGCACCCTGGGGTTGCTGCCGGAAGGGGATGCCGCCATGCTGGTTTCCGGATACAAGTTCCTGCGCAAACTGGAGAACCGGCTGCGCATCATTCACGACTACTCGGTCAGCGATTTGTCGGGTCCGGCAGGCTACCTGAACAAGCTGGCCCTCCGGCTGGGGTACGATCCCCGCCTGAAGAATCCCGGTTCCGCGCTGATCAGCGACTACGAGGAGATCACCGGCAGAATACGCGACTGTTACGACAGGGTGATGGGCGCACGGTTGGACAAAGGGAGGGCGGAATGA
- a CDS encoding GSU3128 family (seleno)protein encodes MKLRKKILDYEYEEVLDVRTRELIRVACAIAVGCPTULKKHFAVAKEAGATREELREAIAYGIIAPSGRAKNFALNMLDEVE; translated from the coding sequence ATGAAACTGCGCAAGAAGATACTCGATTATGAGTACGAAGAGGTCCTGGATGTAAGGACGCGTGAACTGATCCGGGTGGCCTGCGCCATTGCCGTCGGTTGCCCCACCTGACTGAAGAAGCACTTCGCGGTCGCGAAGGAAGCAGGGGCCACCAGGGAGGAACTGCGTGAGGCGATCGCCTACGGCATCATCGCACCATCCGGCCGGGCCAAGAATTTTGCGTTGAACATGCTGGACGAGGTTGAGTAA
- a CDS encoding nitrogen regulation protein NR(II): MQKASKSEAPYRCAHRGSPSGRRDGCLENSALDFEYGQDAEPVEEIKRLKATLADIIDSLPSIILVVDREGRVNLWNGKAEKFSGIPSIDACGRLAEALLPQFSPHLRHVPEVIDREQTTWHEKSLLYLGNDRRFYDVQICAMLSEGAGRAVVRIDDVTEQARIEEIMIQTEKMAMVGGLAAGMAHEINNPLGAIMQQAQNIERRISPTLPANLEAARQVGVSLDAVRAYLEKRGITGFISQIREAGSRTSRIITNMLHFSRKSDVLTESIDLAAIVDQTLELAANDYDLKKSYDFRHIEIVREYHPDMPSVVVAVLEIKQVVLNIIKNAAQAMAEYGPEEPRITVRLRREAESAVIEIEDNGPGMEKAIQHRIFEPFFTTKPVGAGTGLGLSVSYAIITNRHKGQIEVCSHPGRGSRFTVKLPISRKMAC, translated from the coding sequence GTGCAAAAGGCCTCAAAGAGCGAGGCGCCGTACCGGTGCGCACATCGTGGATCACCCTCCGGCCGACGGGATGGTTGCCTGGAAAACTCGGCCCTCGATTTCGAATACGGACAGGACGCGGAACCGGTGGAGGAGATCAAGCGGCTCAAGGCTACCCTGGCCGATATCATCGACTCGCTCCCCTCCATCATCCTGGTGGTGGACCGAGAGGGGCGGGTCAACCTGTGGAACGGTAAGGCCGAGAAATTTTCAGGTATTCCTTCGATCGATGCCTGCGGCCGGCTGGCGGAAGCGCTGCTGCCGCAATTCTCTCCTCATCTCCGGCATGTTCCCGAAGTGATCGACCGGGAACAAACGACCTGGCATGAAAAATCCCTGCTGTACCTCGGCAATGACCGCCGTTTCTATGACGTCCAGATCTGCGCCATGCTTTCCGAGGGGGCCGGGCGGGCCGTGGTGCGCATCGATGACGTCACGGAGCAGGCCCGTATCGAGGAGATCATGATTCAGACCGAAAAGATGGCGATGGTCGGCGGGCTGGCAGCGGGCATGGCCCACGAGATCAACAACCCCTTGGGCGCCATCATGCAGCAGGCCCAGAATATCGAACGCCGCATCTCCCCCACCCTCCCGGCCAATCTGGAAGCGGCGCGCCAGGTGGGCGTCAGCCTGGATGCCGTCCGTGCCTACCTGGAAAAACGGGGCATTACCGGCTTCATCAGCCAGATCAGGGAGGCAGGTTCACGCACATCCAGGATCATCACCAACATGCTGCATTTCAGCCGCAAAAGCGACGTCTTGACCGAATCGATCGACCTGGCTGCGATTGTGGATCAGACCCTGGAGCTGGCGGCCAACGATTACGATCTCAAGAAAAGCTACGACTTCAGGCACATTGAGATAGTGCGGGAGTATCATCCGGACATGCCGTCGGTGGTGGTGGCAGTGCTCGAGATCAAGCAGGTCGTCCTGAACATCATCAAGAATGCCGCCCAGGCCATGGCGGAATATGGACCGGAGGAGCCGCGGATTACCGTGCGGCTGCGCAGGGAAGCGGAATCCGCGGTGATCGAAATCGAGGATAACGGCCCTGGCATGGAAAAGGCCATCCAGCATCGCATCTTCGAACCGTTTTTCACGACCAAACCGGTCGGCGCAGGTACCGGGCTGGGACTGTCGGTTTCTTACGCCATCATCACCAATCGACACAAGGGTCAGATCGAGGTCTGCTCACACCCCGGCCGGGGTTCCCGCTTCACCGTAAAGCTGCCCATCAGCAGAAAGATGGCATGCTGA